The Sphingobium sp. JS3065 genomic sequence GCGCCTTTGAAAACCCTTAGTTGACCGAGTCCTTCAGACCCTTGCCCGCCTTGAACTTCGGCTGGGCGGAAGCCTTGATCGTCATCGTTTCGCCAGTGCGCGGGTTGCGTCCGGTGGACGCCTTGCGCTGCGAAACGGAGAAAGTGCCGAAACCGACCAGGCGCACTTCGTCGCCCTTCTTCAGCGCGCCGGTGATCGCGTCGAAAACGCCCTCTACCGCCTTGCTGGCGTCACTCTTGGAAAGGCCGCTGCTTTCAGCGACAGCGCCGATAAGATCCTGCTTGTTCATGCCTTGGGAACCCCCTTCTAGCTGTTTGGATAACTTAGGAATCGCGGCGTAGGCGGCGCAATAAGGCCCAGCTTTCGGGCCTTGTCAAAGGGAAAGCTGCGTCGACGGCTACTCAGGCAGGATTTTCGGTCAAAACCCTGACGAATAGCCGTCAAATCAGACGCTCGTCAGCCCGGATCAGTGCCGGATCGGGGCTTCCCCGTCCCGCGCCTGCGCCGGATTCGGTTGGGCGGCCAGGTCGTCTTCCTCGGTCCAGGCGATCGCCTCCGGCTTGGACATCAGGGCGCGGGCCAGCACCTCGTCCACATGGGACACGGGGACGATTTCCAGCCCTTCCTTGATATTGGCCGGAATCTCCGCCAGATCCTTCTCATTCTCAGCCGGGATCAGCACCGTCTTGATGCCGCCGCGCAGCGCCGCGAGCAGCTTTTCCTTCAGGCCGCCAATGGGCAGCACGCGCCCGCGCAGCGTGACTTCGCCCGTCATCGCCACATCCTTGTGCACGGGAATGCCGGTCAGCGTCGACACGATGGTCGTCACCATGCCGATGCCTGCCGAGGGGCCATCCTTGGGCACCGCGCCTTCGGGAAGGTGGATGTGGATGTCCTTGCGGATGAAGATGCTGGGCTTGATCCCGTAACCGGGCGAGCGCGCCTTCACATAGGAGAAGGCGGCCTGGACGGATTCGTTCATGACCTCGCCCAGCTTGCCGGTGGTGCGGATCGCGCCCTTGCCGGGCACCGTCACAGCCTCGATGGTCAGCAGTTCGCCGCCCACTTCGGTCCAGGCCAGGCCCGTCACCGCGCCGAT encodes the following:
- a CDS encoding HU family DNA-binding protein → MNKQDLIGAVAESSGLSKSDASKAVEGVFDAITGALKKGDEVRLVGFGTFSVSQRKASTGRNPRTGETMTIKASAQPKFKAGKGLKDSVN